In Lolium perenne isolate Kyuss_39 chromosome 5, Kyuss_2.0, whole genome shotgun sequence, the sequence TCAACCGATGACAGAGGTTGAGTCAACAAGGTTCACCTTTATGGTCCATCTGCTTCACAAAGCTGGAAGAACTGACATCAGCTCAATGCACGGTAAGTTCAAGAAACAACTGTAGATTCCGGTTATATTTCAAcagctccctctctctctctctctctctctctctctctctctctctctctctctctctctctctctctctctcagtacGATACTATGCAATTAACCCCCAGCCACTGAAGATTTTGCTAGTAGAAATGCTGTAAGACAATTACTTCTTCCTCATGCTTGTTTATAAACCTGATTTTATTGTTGAGCTCTTGATAGGAGAAGACAGTCCATCTGAATATGGATCTATCCGGTCGGATGACCAGGAGACTTCCTCAGAGGTTCGCTATATCTTGCCAAGCAGGTGCCAACTCGATGAAGAAGATGAGGTGGGAATAGATGCTCTTGTTGCAAAAATTCAACCTGAAATTCCTTTGCTAGTGGTTCAAATGAAGAAGAGCAATGTCAATGGACCACAAGCTACTTTGGTAACTCCTATTCTGCACTGGGTAACTGCATTGTTTGTTTATTCGATATTTAGTTTTTCCACTGATAGTTTTTTCGTTCCACTAACATATCCGGATTATTCCACTAGCATGTGCGGTTTTATGTACCAAAAAAAAGTTCTTATTCGATTCCATTCCACATTTCCATGTACTATTTGAGTCTTGTTTCCAAGCTTCAACATAAAGAGAACGTTGATTCGAACCGATTGTGAGTTTGTGACCAGCCAACAGGTGTACTTAAAAGAGCTTGTTATTTGATGAGAGTCTTGCTCTAGCTGTTTGTTACAGTTCTCTAGAAAACATAGTGGCCTGCATTGGTGCAATTTCAGATTTAGTGTGTTTAGCACACAAATCGTAAGACCAGCAATATTTTGTTTCCCTGCTTTATGTTTTAAACCAGGAACAGTTAGCTCAGTTCGCCATCCTTGTAATTTTTGTCTTCTATCTTATCTGTATAATCAGGTCATTTCAAAGGGTTATGCAGATGCACATTTTCCTAGTGAAAGCCAAACAATCACACTTAGACTCGCGGGAGGGAAGAAGTGGCATCCCCATTTCCATGTCAGACCGGACAACAGAGGATATGTCCTTAATGGGCGGTGGTTTGAGTTTGTCCGTGACAATCATCTGCATGAGGAGGACATCTGCCTCCTTCAACCGATCAATAAAAGCGAGGGGAGAAGATTCACGGTGATGGTGCATCTGCTTCCCAAAGCAAGAAGCACTAGAAGATCCAAGGGTGGAGATGCTGTCCCTGGCTCAAATAAGAAAGCCTCAACATCCTGTGTTAAGGACGAGCTAGTTGATGGTAACGCTGAATTTTCCCTGTTAAAATCCAACATTAATATGTGCTGGTGTGAGTTGTGTGCGCTAGCGTTTAACGATGTGAAACATCTCATCTGCAGGGCCGTCAGATGATTCTAACAGATCAGGGTACGTGGTACTAGGCTGTTTAACCACGGCACAGGAGAAGATAGTTGCAGAGAAGGTCAAGGCCATCCAATCTCCAGCGCCCGTTTATGTGGTGTACATGGATAAAAGCAACTTGAGTACTGCCCTAGTAAGTTATGAAACCTTGGTTTCCTGATGCTTAGTTACTACACTAGCTAGTATCATGTAGGTCTTTGCTTATGTACATTTTCTTGAATCAGAAGTGCATTACCTGATTTTTTTAAAGGCTGTAGATGGCACATTCCATGAATCTCCGATTTAAAATTTTCACAATCCATCCATGCATTTAGTTGCTGAAATTTCTTCAATATGTATTTTCATCGCTATTGATTAGTTGTCATGTCTATTGCACCTGCAACAAAAAGGACTTGGGCACCACGGGAAATGCTGCTGCAGATAGACATCTTCCAGATGGGAAACAGATCCTGACGCTCCGTCAAGCTGGGCGGAGCAAGGCATGGCATGTCAAGATGCGCCACAGGCGGATGATCCCGGAAGGAGGGTGGCACGAGTTCGTAGGTGACAACCGCCTGCACGCCGGAGATATCTGCCTGCTGGAGCCGGTGAAGAACGAGAGGCTTGCCATGGCATTCCACATCATTCGCATTGAACAGCATGGATAGCTCTTTTCCAGTGAGACACTGAACGCTGGCGACCTGATGATTTATACGGACTGCTCTTTTTCTGGTGGTACTTTGGTGATGGTTATGTAATTCTCGGAGAGTGAAAAAACTATGCATGGGTGTGGCAGCTTTACATTTTTTATTTCTTGGTGGTCCTTTTGTCTCCAAAACATCAGCTCAAGTTAATGGGTGTAACAGTTTGGAGATAACAGTCTTTTGCCCAAGTAATTTGTTTCTGCACCCTAGCCTTGCTGTATATCGCGCACAATGGAATGCTGATTGATCCCAAAACACGTATTTATAGAATTTGTAATATTACATGTTCTTAAAACTCCACTCTGACATGATCCATTTTTAGAATATTTTAAAACTCTTAAACATGATTTTCCCGTGGTTATCATCATCACTTTCCTTGGATTGGTAAAGAGACAGATGCCTGAAAAGTGTATAGGAGGGAGGATATTtcttgagagagagagggagagagcacCACGATTACGTAGCGACAAAATATCATGGCAAATAGTTCTTGCTGCGATTGAAAATTTAATTATGAGACCGAAATGTTTTTTTGCGCCATTTTTCAGTGAACTACATGAGCCGTTTTCTCCATAAGTGCAAATGTTTTTTATATTGATGCAAATTCAGTATAGCATGCTTCTGCTGGGTGTTTGTTAGTCTATCTTTTCTGTCGGTACGTGAATTTCTTTGTCACCCAACAAATATTCCTTATCAAGTGATCAATCATTTGGCTTTCTGTTTCTCATTTTCCCTAATGTACAATTGTCAGGTAAAATATTTTTCAATTACAATATAAAGCATGCCATATACTGGCATTTTTACCTAGAAGAACAAGCTGATAGCCTACCCGACATTCATAATTGACAGTCACACTAAACAAGTAATATTGAGACCAAATGTTCGGAAATCAACATTAGAACACATATATAGCATATTAGTAAACTTGAGCTCTACACCCCCGTCAGCTCATTCCCAGATAATAACCACTAGTCCACCCTCACATATATAAGAAGGCATACGCTCCATACGAAAAAATGCAGAGCTTCACAGCCACCCTTCTGAAAATGAAGCTACTCCCTAATTTCTAAAGCAAGTTTGATAACATACGAGCTACTCTCTGATTTCTACAGAAGATTCGATAACATACATTATTCAACAAGCATCCATCAGTTGGTTCCTAATCCTAGTGTAATTAGCTGCACCACGCCGTGTCCCAGTTGATCATGAAAGAGGATCTGGTGCACAAACAGACCTTGATTCTTGTTCTGTAGACTATGGTCTTTGTAATTTGTAGATCATCTGGCCGAGGTTCAGGATGCAGCAGGGTGCAATCACAAATGAGCTCAGGAAAGCCATGGCCGTAGCAGACATGAAATTTGGGCAGTGATTGTCATCGCAAAACTCCAGGTCAGCGTTGATGAGAACGGTGATGCCCGCCGCTGCAGATGCAGCACTGAAGGTCAGTGCTCCTGTGATCTGCAGAGAACACCATCAAGGTCAAAAGGTGGGTTATTTTTCCAGGAACGAGAAACACACTTATTCAGGTAAATGCAATTCGTGATTTGATCAGGGAAAGGAACACTATAATAACTAAGATTGGCAGAGTAGCAAATGGTGTTAGCCATGAGTTAGCTAAGATAGGTAGAACACAGAAACGAACTGAAGTATGGCTTGCAAATTTCCTTGTGGAAGTTGCAAAACATTTTAGTCCTCTACTAGGTCCACAAGGGACGATAGATGACTATTTGATTGAGGTGTCTGAGAAAATACGACTTACCCAGTCACCGACGCCAAGTATGCTGACAACTCGGGGAGTTCGGAAGGAACGTCCGACAAGAATCCCATAGACATCCACAGTGGCCATAGCAAGGCTCCACATGCATTGCAAAGCTACTGCTGGCACGAAGTAGCTGGTCAAAAATAGCAACCGTGAGTTCATCAATAGAATGAAATTAATTCCGTATTCTGAGTCTAGAAGCAACATCCCTAGCGAAAACCCTACGTAACTGCACCGCAGCAATAAGATACACCAGCATAATGTTAACCGAACTGATAAGCGGAGACAACCAATGCTTCGTGCTGGATTCCTCacaaactatgcatgaagatatggAACCCTTAGTATTCGTAGAAATGCTTATGATCAGCGAACAAGACTCAAACTGAACATTGTTATCTCCAAGAAGACAAATGGAAAAATATCAGAGAGAGCTCCATCATATAACCATCCAATAGCATCGCCTCTCTCAGGATCCCAAACTGACTCAGAAGGCGTAAAATACTAAAAATGCAAGAATGGGTACCAACATTTCTCTTTCTGGAGAACTAAGAAAGGACACAATAGTAATATCTACTGGACAATTGCTACACAAGTCTCACAAAGCAAACTGACAAATGTGGCCATTCTTTCTAAGGCACATTACCCACTCAATGATATCTTACTTGAAAAAACCACATGCTGTTCCACATATCTCTTACAGTGAGAGACTCTAGACAACACTCATCCGAAGGCCCACACAATGAGACCCCTGGAATCTTTAATCGAGCTTCACAGGTTGGCATTTGTTCCAAACACGCAAGAAGAATCTGTTTCCAAAGGAAAAAAAGGTCCCTTTCCAAAGACTAGATCGTACCAGGTCTTGAGACTCTGTAAAATTGGCAAGATTAACCAACCCACACAATAAAACCCCTAAGATATTAGTTGCAGTTATTAGTATGTTTGGCATTTGCTCCAAACATCGACGAAAAACCTGCTCCTAGAGGAAGAAAATGGTGGTGGAATCCTACGGACCTACCCAAAGACTAGGCTGTCCGAGCAAGAATTCGAGCGCCGTGGAGCGTGAACTGACTGAAACCCTGTGTATGGGTAATGCGAGAGAAACGCTGCGGGGCAGGGGAGGAGAAGGGGGGCAGAGCACGCACCGGAACCCGGTGACGGAGCGGCAGTCGTCGCCGGTGGAGACCATGGCGCCGAGCGCGGCGGCCGCGAGGGCGGCCTGCGCGAGGCGGAGCCCGAGCCCGGTCCGCGTCCCCGGTGCCCCCGGCAAGCTCCGCATCAGCACCCCGGGCGGCGCGTTCGCGTTCCCCTGCCCCTGCGCGGGCGGCgccgccggagccggagccggcgccTGCACCTGCAACGCTGCCGGTGCGGGAACAACAGCTGGAGCGGGAGCGGGCGCCGGCGGCTCCACCACCGGAGCCGGGTCCGGGTGCACCAGCGGGTGGCTCGGCTGCGGCATCATCGTCGCCTCCTTCCCCCACTCGCTCCGTCCACCCGCTCCTCCTCGACCACCAAAATGTGCTCAGCAGCTACAGTTGTACCAAGCGATGAAGGAGGCCAGGGTTTGTGGAGGATTTATCAGGTCGAGGGCCCGCCATTGCTCTCGCTCTCTCTGTGCTTTGTCTCAGTGGTTTGGACATCGGACAGCGCAGGGCTCCACTCTCTCGTCTTTCCCAGAAATTCACATTGTAGTTTGTACTCTTCCCAGAAACTTGCCCCATCTATATTCGTTTTTACATATTGAATTATTATTACTACTCTGAACATGTCTTAACTTAATGCTatctagatatatctaaatttggAAAATTCAACCTTTTATGttgcctatgtaaaaaagatacTGGAGTAGAACCATTTCTCATGCAAACCCTTATTTCAGCCCCGAATGTCCTCTTTTTACACAAAGAGCAAAAATAGCCGGATTTTCGCCAAACTTCAAGTTGACTTATTTTGAAACAGAAGGTTTTTAAAACTCTTTTGAGAAATCTCCTCCATTTTACACGCCTCTTACACATGGTTTCACAACCAGAAATAATCTGGTGAAACCCCCGTAGCAAGTCCTGGCCCCGACGAAATTTATGCCTTTGGTTCATTTGTCGGCATTTTTCCTCGGGCTGAGGCTCTCGTACCCGACGGCTTCTTGCGTGTGCGGTGGCTCAGTCACCGGCAACGAGGTTTTCCCATGATGGGGTAGGAAGATATAGATAGGCCAAGATAAGACACACCCAACAAAATCATGACATATCAGTTGTGCACTAACACAAAACCATATGCTATATCGACTGGGGAAGCAACTCAAATAATTTTTTATAGTCTTACAAATGATTTCAAAACGTCGTCCGACATAAACTATGTTCTAGTAATTGGGAGTGAATACGAGATAGATTTCACTTGTAAAACCTTGCACTAAGCTCATGGAAGAGTGGTTGCAAACCGTCCCAGCAGTAAAGACTCGCTGATTATTTCCCTACACCTCTCAAGCCTAACATGCATACTACTTCTTGTGAAAAGAACGGTGTCACCATGTTCTTGTGGTCAATATTTTCTTATTTATCTTGGGTTCTTTTTTCAGAACCGATGCTCCTTATAAGGACATCTTATGAGTGGTCTACAAAATTACTCACCATGTACTTTATTGTGTGACAATACACAATAAATGAATAATTGAATATCACTACTGACCAATTATACTTGACGGAAAAGCTACATCTACCGGAAATGTCAAGATATTTTATACAAAACTTTTATACTTGTATTAAACTATCGTAATCATATTATGTCAAATTGAGTATAATTTAGATTGCTTAAGTAAAAACATTAAAATATTTTCGGATATTAGTTCTCTCTTGTACAACTGTAATGAATACAATACATAGTTTTTTCTTCAAATTTAAATTTATATTGCAATAGAGTTTTATTTAAACTATTTTCACATGTTGATAAAATTAtattatgtatgtatgtatgtatgcatgcatgcatgttggTGCATGTATATATATCAATATCCACAGTTACCATGATATAATATCAAATAAATATCTTTGTTGTGGTTCTGGTTTATTGTTAGGTACCTATACTTATAGATATTTCTAACCATTGGCAGATTTTCCTTGCAAGTTATATTTCGTAGTAAGGTCACAACATGTGCAAGCTCTACACATGGTATTGGAACCGTATATACAATAATAATAAAATTACCTTGGATATGACCAGTTTTAAATGCGATTAGTGGTCATATGGTGTATGCAAGTGCTCCGGCTAGTTTTTCAGATAAACTTTTTTTGTACGAAATTAAACATGGGAATATATCACATGCGGTATAGATACAAGTTCAAATAGGTAATAACATGAATAGTATAATTGAATCATGAAAAGGGACATAATATTACCATTCATCTCCATGGTGAAAGTGaagaatatcaagtgtcaagtatgcctTGAAGATGAAAATGAAGTGAGGCCTCAAGTTTATCTTTAAGACATCAACATGAAGAAGAATGAAGAAAtaaagtgcaacttcaagatgagccaactcaaagagaacatatgcttgaagcttgccatccatatgataatcatgatatgtgaagatgcgccgaagaagaagctctcccatagtggattatgggggagcaatccgcaagacttcgtcaagcaagcacaatcaagaaaggcgttccatcttgttgtggttaagatcgtcatcatcgagctcaagtggaatgcgcaagtttaaggtttgcttttgataGGGTTTCGTTCTTACCTATCTCATGGTGTATTTGGAGACcgttttatagtttagttgccgtactatcaagagggctctcgagtgagtaactcaaatcatatccttcggagagcttaaACCTTTGccaccttgcatcatctttcttggttgttatttgtatcttatccatatgatgttttagagcttgtgcttattcccatgacaagctctagttcatcgaaaatggattccacatgaatcacttgttgcgttttctacATTGGAGTTTTCGCGGTTCTTTGTTATTGGGAGGTTTCACCTCTACATTCTTGGAAAAATCtaacccacttgttcttaatattttTACTCTTTGTGGGGTATCTCTTGTCatcatctttccaacaaaattggtttaccTAAACCTGAGTTTCCCaacacaacttgttgcatttttcaTTTTGAAGGTGTTACCGGTTTGTCTCTTATAGATAGGTTAAACCTTTCCCCATTTTTATATCCTACCTTGTTGGAATATGGTGGttctctgcatgatcttttagaGCTTGTTTCTAGCTTCAAAATGATCCCaaaatcatcaaaatcggagttcgTATGCTCAAGTTTTGGCCGTTTCAGTTTTAGTCTTTCCCGACGTACGAAGTCTCCGGTCTTGGGAGGGCTGGAGACTCCGGTAAAGACTCCGGTCTTGCTGTTTAGAAGTGTGCCTCGCTCTCAGATGGGGGGTACGGAGACTCCGGTCTCCGGTCTAAAAATTGTTGTAACGGTCATATTTCGTGTGTTGGACCTATGTAAGGCCCCCTTTCTTCCCCAAGGGTTGttgcttctctctctctcctattCCATTGTTAACCTTGAGAAGTTTCCTCTCCCTCTAATCCCTCCATGATTTTTGCAcctatttgagggaaaagagagagaagatctagatttatgatgacccacaagtataggggatcgcaacagtcttcgagggaagtaaaatccaaatttattgattcgacacaagggaaggtaaagaatacttataagcctcaacaccggagttgtcaattcagctgcacctggaaaagcactagtaacaagggtgatgtgaaagcagcagtaatatgagagcaataacaATAGTAACACAGCAACAGTAGCATAGAGGAGATGGCACCAGAAAAATATTCCAGTGCgtagttgactgtagagcaatgatgatgatagaaggaccggggttcccagctatctacactagtggtaactctccaaataacatgtgttgggtgaacaaattatagttgggcaattgataattgtgagggcatgacaatgcatgctatgataagataaaggttactgtagtatttaattgagcattacaacataatacatagaccgtaatccaactgcgtctatgactaataatccaccttcatgttatcatccaaaccccttccagtattaagttgcaagcaacaggctATCGCATGAAGCAatctgtgtaaagtaaacaatagaattatccttagacaaaacatcgtTGTTTTTCCCTCGTAGCAACATcatatctacaatcttagaagttattgtcactcctccagaaaactagaggcatgaactcactatcgagcataaatactccctcttggagatacaagcaagtacttg encodes:
- the LOC127302960 gene encoding B3 domain-containing protein Os03g0620400-like; the encoded protein is MSNPYECCNSKAKFILQMHGNFKDNMAVPDRLVDHFGGKISGTIKLEAPTSQIFDVGVAKKTNKMILQSGWEAFVDANQMQENYFLVFRHLGMSCFKVTVFDSHGEEKISSRAGTKNPTHDENPCAYCAKISSSSPDDASDSDGCCRKPGKKPAAKYPSSDELSADDSGSESESMESDDFQGLSNDYVLAGRCHLTEEQEAEINILVAELRPEIPPLVVMMKKTNVNNYLIISKDYARAHFPHKTQFISLKLPGKSKAWSCKFFTGPDGSGGRLSLREFVRDSRVKEGDLCLFQPMTEVESTRFTFMVHLLHKAGRTDISSMHGEDSPSEYGSIRSDDQETSSEVRYILPSRCQLDEEDEVGIDALVAKIQPEIPLLVVQMKKSNVNGPQATLVISKGYADAHFPSESQTITLRLAGGKKWHPHFHVRPDNRGYVLNGRWFEFVRDNHLHEEDICLLQPINKSEGRRFTVMVHLLPKARSTRRSKGGDAVPGSNKKASTSCVKDELVDGPSDDSNRSGYVVLGCLTTAQEKIVAEKVKAIQSPAPVYVVYMDKSNLSTALDLGTTGNAAADRHLPDGKQILTLRQAGRSKAWHVKMRHRRMIPEGGWHEFVGDNRLHAGDICLLEPVKNERLAMAFHIIRIEQHG
- the LOC127302961 gene encoding CASP-like protein 5A1, whose translation is MMPQPSHPLVHPDPAPVVEPPAPAPAPAVVPAPAALQVQAPAPAPAAPPAQGQGNANAPPGVLMRSLPGAPGTRTGLGLRLAQAALAAAALGAMVSTGDDCRSVTGFRYFVPAVALQCMWSLAMATVDVYGILVGRSFRTPRVVSILGVGDWITGALTFSAASAAAGITVLINADLEFCDDNHCPNFMSATAMAFLSSFVIAPCCILNLGQMIYKLQRP